A portion of the Enterobacter sp. SA187 genome contains these proteins:
- a CDS encoding Hsp20 family protein translates to MALRTLSAFPTLADSLFSDRFNRIDRLFSQLTGDTPVAAAPSYDVKKRDANHYIISVSVPGWKESELEIETVSGNLTISGKREEESSSEQESWIHRGIYRQDFQLSFSLPEHAKVSNASLADGVLTLDIHQEIPESEKPKKIAIGNNQKVLEHKA, encoded by the coding sequence ATGGCACTCAGAACTTTGTCAGCATTTCCAACATTAGCTGATTCCCTCTTTTCCGATCGCTTTAACCGTATCGACAGGCTGTTCAGCCAGCTTACCGGTGATACGCCGGTGGCGGCAGCCCCGTCCTACGACGTGAAAAAACGGGATGCCAACCACTATATTATTTCGGTAAGCGTGCCCGGCTGGAAGGAGAGCGAACTGGAAATTGAAACGGTCAGTGGAAACCTGACAATTTCCGGTAAACGTGAAGAAGAGTCCTCCAGCGAACAGGAGAGCTGGATCCATCGCGGCATCTATCGGCAGGATTTCCAGCTGAGTTTCTCTCTGCCGGAACATGCCAAAGTCAGTAACGCCAGCCTGGCGGACGGGGTGCTGACGTTAGATATTCATCAGGAAATCCCTGAGAGTGAAAAACCGAAAAAAATCGCCATCGGAAACAATCAAAAAGTGCTCGAACACAAAGCGTAA